Genomic segment of Psychrobacter sanguinis:
ACAGGCACCTGCTCCCTGGGTAGTAACACTTACTTTGGCGCCAGTCATCGCAAATAACTGCTCCATTTCTTTTTTGGCATTATTTTCTGCTTGCTGCATCACTCCATCAGAACAAGCGCGCTTAAGCACTTCTTGCTTGGCGCTGGCTTGAGCCTTAGCCAAAATCTCAGGTTCTGCTTGAAGCATGCCAAAGAAACCGCCCGACTTCCAGTCATAGACTTCTACATCGTCTAAGTACACAGTAAATACTTGCGCAGGCGGTAAGGTAATCATAATGTCAGGCATTAAGGTAATAGGAGCATTTCCATTACCTTGGGCTTCAGCTTTAGCGCGCGCTTCTTCGATTTGAGCTTCTGTCGGCTCTGTGATCTGAACCATTTCAGGACTTAACGTACTTAAGTCCACACCGGCTACCACACGGCCACGAGCAATAAACAGACCTTTTTGTTCATCTTGCCATAACCGTTGCCAACTGCCTTCCTGCTCACTGGTAATTACCGTATCCACATTATAAGCCACGGTCTCTAAACGATTCAGTTGCTGAATTTTACTGACCACGCCTTCTCGGCTTACCGTCTGAATTTGTGGGGAATTGTCTTTATTGAACTGTTGCCACAGAAAAACGCTTAACGCGATTAAAAGGAGCAGGAAAATTAGCTTAAGCCAAACCCCATTACTTTTTACTGTATTTGGAGGTACTTTATTTCGAGGTACTGTATTTTGAGTTTTATTGTTCATAATTTGCCATCATAAAGTTATTATTATTGACGTGAAATATTAAGGTGCTAAATCGTTTCACATCCTTAAATGTATAAATCTAATATAGCCAAAAAGCGTCCTTTTGTCTGCTAAATTACGTTACATCATTGTCGATAAACACCCCTTAATAGGGCTCTAAAACTGACAAAATTTTATTTAAATTAGCCCACATATTAAAAAGTGATTGCGTCAGTCGGCGAGTTTACCTAACATAGGCAAGTTACAGCGATTTATTCGCACTTATTTTATTGTTATCTGCACCGTAATAACCGTTCGATTACTGACTTTACAGCAATTTAGACGGCAACTATTCACGGTGCTTTTATTGTTTTGGTTAATTTTATAGTTTCTTTGCCGTTGATTTTAAGGTTAACGACCATTTAACTACATTGAGTAAAGTCGAGTCAGTTATGAGAGCCAGCCAGTTTTTATTTGCTACCCTAAAAGAAACCCCAAGTGATGCTGATATCGTATCAAGCCAACTCATGGTACGAGCCGGCCTGATTCGCAAGCTTGCGTCAGGCCTATATGTTTGGTTACCTATGGGGCTTAAGGTATTGCAAAAAGTTGAAAAAATTGTGCGTGAAGAAATGCAGAATATTGGCGCACAAGAAGTACTGATGCCAATGACTCAGCCTGCAGAGTTATGGCAAGAGTCAGGACGTTTTGAAGATTATGGTCCTGAGCTTCTACGGTTTACCGACCGTCACAACCGTGACTTCGTACTAGGCCCGACTCATGAAGAGGTAATTACTGATTTGGCTCGTGGTGAATTACGTAGCTATAAACAGCTGCCGGTAACCTTCTTCCAAATTCAAGGTAAATTCCGTGATGAGATTCGCCCACGCTTTGGTATCATGCGTGCCCGTGAATTCACCATGAAAGATGCTTACTCATTCCACGTTGATCAGGCGTCATTAGAAATAACCTATCAGCAAATGTATGATGCTTATACTCGTATCTTCCAGCGTCTTGGCTTAACTTTCCGCGCTGTATTAGCCGATACTGGCTCAATTGGTGGCTCAGCCTCTCATGAGTTCCATGTATTGGCCGGCAGTGGTGAAGATGCCATTGCGTTCTCAGATGGTTCAGACTATGCGGCCAACGTTGAGCTGGCAGAAGCAGTTTGTAATAATGAACGCGCCGCTCCGACACAAGACAGACAAGATGTGGCCACGCCAAAAATTCAAACCAATGAAGACTTGGCTAAATTCTTAGATATTCCGCTTGAAACCACTGTAAAAACGCTAATCGTCAAAGGTCATCATATCAATGAAGATGGTACTGAAGGCGATGAGCAATTAGTAGCGCTAGTGGTGCGTGGCGACCATACTTTAAATGAAATTAAAGCGGAGAAAATCGCTGAAGTTGATACCCCTCTTACTTTCGCTACCGAAGAAGAGATGAAAGCGGCGGGTCTGAAAAAAGGCTTTATCGGCGTAGATTTGGACATTCCGGTATATGTTGACCGTGCCGCTGCTGCCATGAGCGACTTTGTGTCAGGGGCCAATGAGTATGACATGCACACTACCGGTATGAACTGGGAACGCGATGCGACCATTACTGAAGTGGTGGATATTCGCAACGTGGTAGAAGGAGATCCTTCACCGGATGGTAAAGGCACACTGAGCATCAAACGTGGTATTGAAGTGGGTCATATCTTCCAATTGGGCGATAAATATTCTAAAGCTTTAAATTGTACAGTTATGGGTGAAGATGGCAAACCTGTAACCTTAATGATGGGTTGTTACGGTATCGGTGTCAGCCGTATTATCGCAGCCGCCATCGAACAAAATCACGATGACAATGGCATTATTTGGGCCAAAACACCGAATGTTAATGACTCTATTGCCCCATTTGACATCGCTATTGTGCCAATGAAATCGAAAGAAGAGACGGTAATGCAAACTGCTGAAGCTCTATATCAAGAGCTTAAGGCCAAAGGTTTGAATGTTCTGCTAGATGACCGTAATGAACGTCCTGGTGTTAAATTTGCCGATCTTGAACTTATTGGCATCCCACATCGTATCGTGGTATCAGATCGCAATTTAGCGGAAGACAAGTACGAATATGTTGATCGTCGTGATGGCGAAAAACAGCTGCTTAGCCGTGAAGAAGTATTGGCAAAAGTCAGCCAATAACTTTCAGTAGTTTAATTTACTTAATCAATAAAAATTGACTGTCACCTATTTTTAACAAAAGAACCTCATCAATTGGGGTTCTTTTTTTTGTGATTTTTTAGTATATATTGGTTGCTGTTCTTTTCTTATTAGTTATATTTAGGAGTATAATTATTGCCTGAATTATCTAAACGAAAAGTGAGTGCCATCTTACCCCCTAACGATCAATAACAATCGTTAATATTTGCTTTATATGACTATTTATGTAGAGGTAACACATGCAATTTGCGGTTATAGGACTGGGTGTATTTGGTCGAGCTTGTGCTTTTGAATTACAAAGTCAAGGCAATGAAGTACTCGGCATTGATATGGATGAGCAAGAGGTAAACAAAGTTAGTGACATCTTGAGTCATTCTGTTATCGCTGATGCTACCGATATTGAAACCTTAAAAGAGTTGAACTTGAGTCAGTTTGATGGGGTAATCGTCAGTATTGGCGAAGATTTGGAAGCCAGTTTGTTATGTACTCTAAACTTAATTAAGTTACCGGCTAAGAACTTATGGGTGAAAGCCAAAACAGATGCCCATCATGATATTTTGCACAGCTTAGGCGTGGAGAATATTATCCATCCTGAGCAAGATATGGGAATTCGTATTGCTCAAGCTGTGGCTTATCCCATGATGAAACAGTATTTATCTTTGGGTAATGAAGAGTTTTTAGTGCGCATTGACGTACCGCAAAACTTACGACCAATAACCGTTGGTAAAATCAGAAGTAAGCATCCTGACACTTCGTTACTATTAATTATTCGTGACAACCAATTAGTGCAGGTTTTCAATGATGACACGGTTATTCAATATCCAGATAGGGTGGTATATGCCGGATTGGTCAGTGACCTTAAATACTTATCCAAAGCATTTATCAATGCTTAATATCAAGTAGGCTTGGTCAACAGGTACCTTTTATGCCAAAAAACTCAGTTAAATTTCTAACCTCTCCCCCTGCTATTTTAGCAGTGGGGTTTTTATGTTTAATAACGCTGGGCTGTTTTCTCTTAAAATTACCAGCGTGCACAATTGAGCCCATAACTTGGATTCAAGCCGCTTTTACCGCCACTTCTGCCGTGACTGTCACTGGACTCTCTATTGTTGATACCGCCAACTACACTCGATTAGGCCAAGTGATTATTGCGATATTGATTCAGTTTGGTGGACTTGGCTTTATGACATTCGCCGTTTTTGCTTTTATTAGCTTACAGCGACGGCTCAATATTGTGGGTCAAAAGATAGCCCGTGAAGCTTTTGCGGAAACAAGCTTTGGCGATATTTCCACCACTGCCAAATCGGTTATTACCATTGCATTGTCAGTTGAGCTGATAGGATTTATTGCCCTAAGCCTTGCCTTCTTAAAAGAAATGCCAGCCTCTGAGGCCCTCTATGCCGGCTTCTTCTATACGGTATCTGCCTTCAATAATGCCGGCTTTGCACTGACCAGTGACAACTTAATGCCGTATGCAGATAACAAGTCTATTAATATCATCATTACCAGTCTTATCATTATTGGTGGCTTAGGTTTCATTGTGGTGAAGGACATTATTGATAATCGCAGTTGGCGTAAAATAAGCGTGAACACCAAGGTAGTTGTCACCACAACTGTGGCCTTAAACTTTATGGCTTTTGTGCTATTTTGGTTGTTAGAACATAATAATCCGAATACTCTAGGTCATTTAAGCTTTAGTAATCAATTAACAGCCGCTTGGTTTCAGGCCATTACCCCTCGAACTGCTGGTTTTAACACCATCCCTATTGAACAACTAACTGATGCCAGTACGTTACTGACTATGTTCTTAATGTTTATTGGCGGCGGCTCGCTATCTACTGCCAGTGGTATCAAAATTGGGACTTTTGTTATCTTAATTTTGACCACGTGGGCGTTTTTAAGACAGCGCGATCATGTCATCGTATTTAAGCGCCGTATTCCAGATCGCTTGGTAAGAAAGTCTTTGGCTTTGATTAGTATTACCATGATGCTTATCTTTATAAGCGTCTTTGTATTGTCGGTAGTAGAGGCAGATCATCCTTTAGATGACGTGTTATTCGAAGTAGTCTCAGCGCTAAGTACGGTTGGCTTGACCCGCGGCTTGACCACTAAGCTCAGCTCAACCGGTGAAATTGTTATTATGTTTATGATGTTTGCAGGACGAGTGGGACCTTTGACCTTGGCTTATTTAATTGCTATGCCAAAGTCTTCAAGAGTACACTACCCCGAAACCAACGTATTGGTGGGTTAATATAAAACACCTCTACCCTGTTGTCTGCCTGCCATTTTTAATGCGTAGGCAGACTAAATTAAGCGGTTGAGCGCCATAAGGCCTTAAAGGAGATTTATGAAAACATCACTGCTACTGTTGACTTCTTTGCTAATTACGGTGGGGCTTAGCGCCTGCAATCCTCCTGAAAAAGACCCTAATATTTTATACAGTGATGAGCACAAAGATCCTATAAAAGAGTTAGAAGTAGATATGCCTAAAGGCAACATGTCTTATCAACAGCTATTTTATGTGCCTGTTTATTCAAATATTTATGGTGACGAAGAAAGTCCTAAGGTTATGTTGTCAGCGACTTTGAGTATTCGCAATACCAGCTTAGATAATAGTTTATATGTGACTAGAATTGATTACTATAATACTCATGGAGACTATGTTCGTCCATATTTGAAAAAATCTATTGAGTTGCCGCCTATGGGAACACTGAACTATATTGTAGAAAAGAATGACGATACAGGCGGTGATGGTGCTAACTTCGTAGTAGCTATAGAAAGCGAAGCGCAGAGTGTCTCACCATTAATTGAAGCTATCATGGTTGGTACTTTTAGTAACAAAGCTTTCTCATTCAGTAGCAAAGGCGTTGTTATTCAAGACTCAGCGAAAGATGGCTATTTTAGTAGTAATAAAAAGTAACCTCTCTAAGCCGACGCTACTAGCGATTAATTTGATAGTATAGTTTATAGGTTATATATCAATGGTATTACACCCAAAAAACTCAGCAAATAAGCTGAGTTTTTTTATAAACAAGTAGATTTTTAAACGTTTACTTAAGCAATTATAGAACAATTCAATACGTCTTCAACAGAGC
This window contains:
- a CDS encoding proline--tRNA ligase; this translates as MRASQFLFATLKETPSDADIVSSQLMVRAGLIRKLASGLYVWLPMGLKVLQKVEKIVREEMQNIGAQEVLMPMTQPAELWQESGRFEDYGPELLRFTDRHNRDFVLGPTHEEVITDLARGELRSYKQLPVTFFQIQGKFRDEIRPRFGIMRAREFTMKDAYSFHVDQASLEITYQQMYDAYTRIFQRLGLTFRAVLADTGSIGGSASHEFHVLAGSGEDAIAFSDGSDYAANVELAEAVCNNERAAPTQDRQDVATPKIQTNEDLAKFLDIPLETTVKTLIVKGHHINEDGTEGDEQLVALVVRGDHTLNEIKAEKIAEVDTPLTFATEEEMKAAGLKKGFIGVDLDIPVYVDRAAAAMSDFVSGANEYDMHTTGMNWERDATITEVVDIRNVVEGDPSPDGKGTLSIKRGIEVGHIFQLGDKYSKALNCTVMGEDGKPVTLMMGCYGIGVSRIIAAAIEQNHDDNGIIWAKTPNVNDSIAPFDIAIVPMKSKEETVMQTAEALYQELKAKGLNVLLDDRNERPGVKFADLELIGIPHRIVVSDRNLAEDKYEYVDRRDGEKQLLSREEVLAKVSQ
- a CDS encoding DUF4230 domain-containing protein — encoded protein: MNNKTQNTVPRNKVPPNTVKSNGVWLKLIFLLLLIALSVFLWQQFNKDNSPQIQTVSREGVVSKIQQLNRLETVAYNVDTVITSEQEGSWQRLWQDEQKGLFIARGRVVAGVDLSTLSPEMVQITEPTEAQIEEARAKAEAQGNGNAPITLMPDIMITLPPAQVFTVYLDDVEVYDWKSGGFFGMLQAEPEILAKAQASAKQEVLKRACSDGVMQQAENNAKKEMEQLFAMTGAKVSVTTQGAGACQPVD
- a CDS encoding potassium channel family protein, with the protein product MQFAVIGLGVFGRACAFELQSQGNEVLGIDMDEQEVNKVSDILSHSVIADATDIETLKELNLSQFDGVIVSIGEDLEASLLCTLNLIKLPAKNLWVKAKTDAHHDILHSLGVENIIHPEQDMGIRIAQAVAYPMMKQYLSLGNEEFLVRIDVPQNLRPITVGKIRSKHPDTSLLLIIRDNQLVQVFNDDTVIQYPDRVVYAGLVSDLKYLSKAFINA
- a CDS encoding DUF3124 domain-containing protein, whose protein sequence is MKTSLLLLTSLLITVGLSACNPPEKDPNILYSDEHKDPIKELEVDMPKGNMSYQQLFYVPVYSNIYGDEESPKVMLSATLSIRNTSLDNSLYVTRIDYYNTHGDYVRPYLKKSIELPPMGTLNYIVEKNDDTGGDGANFVVAIESEAQSVSPLIEAIMVGTFSNKAFSFSSKGVVIQDSAKDGYFSSNKK
- a CDS encoding TrkH family potassium uptake protein; the protein is MPKNSVKFLTSPPAILAVGFLCLITLGCFLLKLPACTIEPITWIQAAFTATSAVTVTGLSIVDTANYTRLGQVIIAILIQFGGLGFMTFAVFAFISLQRRLNIVGQKIAREAFAETSFGDISTTAKSVITIALSVELIGFIALSLAFLKEMPASEALYAGFFYTVSAFNNAGFALTSDNLMPYADNKSINIIITSLIIIGGLGFIVVKDIIDNRSWRKISVNTKVVVTTTVALNFMAFVLFWLLEHNNPNTLGHLSFSNQLTAAWFQAITPRTAGFNTIPIEQLTDASTLLTMFLMFIGGGSLSTASGIKIGTFVILILTTWAFLRQRDHVIVFKRRIPDRLVRKSLALISITMMLIFISVFVLSVVEADHPLDDVLFEVVSALSTVGLTRGLTTKLSSTGEIVIMFMMFAGRVGPLTLAYLIAMPKSSRVHYPETNVLVG